Proteins found in one Brevibacillus brevis genomic segment:
- a CDS encoding amidohydrolase family protein: MIDLLLVNGVVITMDKDRRVLQDGAVAIDKGRIVEVGDTPLLIDKYPAQKVIDCAHHCILPGFVDAHGHGGHSLFKTIATDNINDWMPIMTNTYKHYVTDDFWYYEGKLSALERLKAGITTGVSVLGSMPRSDDPIFALNHAKAYNEVGVREIVATGPCNPPWPHPFSRWIDGQKVTKEVTYEQVLAGAEAVIEALNHTNNDKTRAYITPFVIVTSVNPSYPTPADQLFGLTDFDRYQARKIREIAKKYDTRIHSDAFGGMIHLAIQDKEYALLGPDVHLQHCRGISFDEAKILAETGTNVSASPGFGQINARTPITELLEMGATVAITTDGTSPMTPFDMFQAMRRMQLLQQAALRDYYYLPPGKLLEMVTIDAARCVGWDDELGSLEAGKKADVITVNMHQAHLNPENMHVHRVVYQAVGGDVNHVIVDGELIMDERRVLTVDEKQILKEANEEANRTIERAGLEVYMQPSKYFWGHARAYLDERRFDPTKL; this comes from the coding sequence TTGATCGATTTGTTACTCGTAAACGGCGTAGTCATTACCATGGACAAAGACCGTCGGGTATTACAGGACGGGGCAGTCGCCATTGATAAAGGAAGAATTGTAGAGGTGGGCGACACTCCACTTCTAATAGACAAGTATCCCGCGCAAAAGGTAATCGACTGCGCGCATCATTGTATACTCCCAGGCTTCGTTGACGCACATGGTCATGGCGGACATTCGTTGTTCAAAACGATTGCGACGGACAATATCAACGACTGGATGCCAATCATGACCAACACGTATAAGCACTACGTGACAGACGATTTTTGGTACTACGAGGGCAAGTTGTCGGCACTGGAGAGGCTTAAAGCTGGGATTACGACAGGTGTTAGCGTACTCGGCTCGATGCCGCGCTCGGATGATCCGATTTTTGCCTTGAATCACGCCAAAGCGTACAACGAGGTGGGTGTTCGCGAAATCGTAGCGACAGGTCCATGCAACCCACCGTGGCCGCATCCTTTCAGCCGCTGGATCGATGGACAAAAAGTAACGAAGGAAGTCACCTATGAGCAGGTTCTCGCTGGAGCAGAAGCAGTGATCGAAGCCCTGAATCATACGAACAACGATAAAACGAGAGCATACATAACTCCCTTTGTCATCGTGACCTCTGTCAATCCGTCTTATCCGACACCAGCTGACCAATTGTTTGGCTTAACCGATTTCGACCGGTACCAAGCGCGGAAAATCAGGGAGATTGCGAAAAAGTACGACACGCGCATCCATTCCGATGCTTTTGGAGGCATGATTCACCTCGCGATTCAAGACAAAGAGTACGCGCTCTTAGGTCCAGATGTACACTTGCAGCATTGTCGGGGAATTTCTTTTGACGAGGCGAAAATTTTGGCCGAAACAGGAACGAATGTGAGTGCTTCTCCTGGTTTTGGTCAAATCAATGCACGCACCCCGATTACGGAATTGCTGGAGATGGGAGCCACTGTTGCGATCACAACAGACGGCACCTCGCCGATGACTCCTTTTGACATGTTCCAGGCCATGCGCAGAATGCAACTGTTGCAACAAGCGGCGTTGCGCGATTATTACTACCTCCCGCCGGGCAAGCTGCTGGAAATGGTCACGATTGACGCGGCGCGCTGTGTGGGCTGGGACGATGAGCTGGGGTCGCTGGAAGCTGGTAAAAAAGCGGACGTCATTACAGTAAATATGCATCAGGCCCACTTGAATCCCGAAAACATGCATGTCCATCGTGTTGTCTATCAGGCAGTCGGTGGAGATGTGAACCATGTCATTGTCGACGGTGAACTGATTATGGACGAACGCCGTGTGTTGACTGTGGATGAAAAGCAAATTCTCAAGGAAGCGAATGAAGAGGCGAATCGCACAATCGAGCGGGCAGGCCTGGAAGTCTACATGCAGCCAAGCAAGTATTTCTGGGGGCATGCGCGAGCTTATTTGGATGAGAGAAGATTTGACCCGACGAAATTGTAG
- a CDS encoding ABC transporter ATP-binding protein, with translation MYLTIDNVTKHFVDEQKQKVKVLDDINLEVEKGSFVSIVGPSGCGKSTLLYLIAGLDQPDSGDIHVAGNKVNKPGPDRVVVFQEAGLFPWLTVLENVTYGLKLKKMSAAKANEKALEVLKMVHLSKYVHSYPHQLSGGMKQRVAIARALVMEPDILLMDEPFSALDEQTRMVLHKELLEIWRTTKVTIFFVTHNIREAVLLAERIVVFATRPGKIKEIIAVPAMRDGVMPDSVTVNTEQKVLSILQEEIEKVLKEEMGNDYSFKTGHLHRYDSGDMGSHI, from the coding sequence ATGTATCTGACTATTGATAATGTTACGAAACATTTTGTGGATGAACAGAAACAAAAAGTAAAGGTGCTCGATGATATCAATCTGGAAGTGGAAAAGGGCAGCTTCGTTTCCATTGTCGGCCCCTCTGGCTGTGGAAAATCGACGCTGCTCTACTTGATAGCGGGATTGGATCAACCGGACAGCGGTGACATACACGTTGCTGGCAACAAAGTGAATAAGCCCGGCCCCGACAGAGTCGTCGTTTTTCAAGAAGCAGGGTTATTTCCATGGCTGACCGTTTTGGAAAATGTTACATACGGACTCAAGTTAAAGAAAATGTCTGCAGCGAAAGCCAACGAAAAGGCGCTGGAAGTGCTCAAAATGGTCCATTTGAGCAAGTATGTTCATTCCTATCCCCATCAGCTCTCAGGCGGGATGAAGCAACGCGTAGCCATAGCTCGGGCACTTGTCATGGAACCCGACATTTTACTGATGGATGAACCTTTCTCGGCGCTGGATGAACAGACGCGAATGGTTCTTCATAAGGAGTTGCTTGAGATTTGGCGGACGACCAAGGTCACGATTTTTTTCGTTACCCATAATATCCGGGAGGCCGTTTTGCTTGCGGAGAGGATCGTCGTTTTTGCCACACGCCCCGGAAAAATCAAGGAGATCATTGCGGTTCCTGCTATGCGCGATGGAGTCATGCCGGACAGTGTGACAGTCAACACGGAGCAGAAGGTGCTGTCGATCCTGCAAGAAGAGATAGAAAAGGTGCTGAAGGAGGAAATGGGCAATGACTACAGCTTTAAGACGGGTCATCTTCATCGCTATGATAGCGGCGATATGGGAAGTCACATCTAA
- a CDS encoding ABC transporter permease: MTTALRRVIFIAMIAAIWEVTSKLSGLPSFMFPSLTQIFETLVNGLISGQITAAIGKSMGRILLGFLIAIIVGLILGYFIWRYKLVEDTLGFVVTALQSIPSIVWFPLAIIWFGLNDFSILFIVTIGATWTMTVNATSGFKNVPPLYQRVAKTYGSTGFHFVRTVILPASVPQIISGLRIAWAFSWRALMAGELLGGGGGLGQLLEMGRSLGQMDLVISVMIIIAIIGTVVDNVVFSRIERNVQMKWGVHS; encoded by the coding sequence ATGACTACAGCTTTAAGACGGGTCATCTTCATCGCTATGATAGCGGCGATATGGGAAGTCACATCTAAATTATCCGGGTTGCCATCGTTCATGTTTCCTAGCTTGACCCAGATTTTTGAAACACTCGTAAATGGCTTGATAAGCGGGCAAATTACCGCCGCGATTGGAAAAAGCATGGGACGAATCCTGTTGGGCTTTCTCATTGCCATTATCGTCGGACTAATATTGGGTTACTTCATTTGGAGATACAAACTCGTAGAAGATACGCTTGGGTTTGTCGTGACGGCGCTTCAATCTATTCCGAGCATTGTCTGGTTCCCGCTTGCGATTATCTGGTTTGGCTTAAATGACTTCTCCATTCTGTTCATCGTGACGATTGGGGCGACCTGGACGATGACGGTCAACGCGACCAGCGGTTTTAAAAATGTCCCGCCGCTATATCAGCGGGTAGCCAAAACTTACGGTTCGACTGGCTTTCACTTTGTACGAACAGTCATTCTTCCTGCATCCGTACCACAGATCATCTCAGGGCTTCGAATCGCTTGGGCATTTTCCTGGCGGGCACTCATGGCTGGTGAGCTGCTCGGGGGTGGCGGTGGTCTCGGTCAACTGCTCGAGATGGGACGTTCCCTTGGACAAATGGATTTGGTGATATCTGTCATGATCATTATTGCGATCATCGGTACCGTCGTCGATAATGTTGTCTTTTCACGGATCGAACGCAACGTTCAGATGAAGTGGGGAGTCCATTCATAA
- a CDS encoding aliphatic sulfonate ABC transporter substrate-binding protein: protein MLKKVISTVVASLLLMGIASGCSTGGAESSEKEVKIGYFPNLTHSATIIALEKGYFKEAFGADVKIQTKTVANGGLFMEAMATKAIDVGTVGPGPLLNFYVKHPGYRLISGAVNGGAVLVMNGSTNITELKDVKGKKIAIPVIGSTQDVMLRKALDEVGLKPTTNGGDVELYAAAPADTAALFVQKSVDGAATQEPWGYVLENKAGGKLLLDWDQFAWGKESTNTVVAASDEFLKREGLATAYLQAHKKAVKFIQENPEESQDLIIKHLKNLTGKELSKKEVQAAFSRLEVTTAVNEKVIQEMADISQEAGYIPSNKIDGLIDLKYLESAK from the coding sequence ATGCTTAAAAAAGTGATCAGTACCGTTGTCGCATCCCTATTATTGATGGGGATTGCGAGCGGGTGCTCTACGGGCGGAGCAGAATCCTCTGAAAAGGAAGTAAAGATCGGATATTTCCCGAATCTTACCCATAGCGCAACGATCATTGCACTGGAGAAAGGCTATTTCAAGGAAGCTTTCGGTGCGGATGTAAAAATTCAAACCAAAACGGTCGCCAATGGCGGATTATTTATGGAAGCAATGGCAACAAAAGCAATTGATGTAGGGACAGTCGGACCTGGACCGTTGTTGAACTTTTATGTCAAGCATCCCGGTTATCGTTTGATTTCAGGAGCGGTCAATGGCGGAGCTGTTCTCGTCATGAATGGTTCAACCAACATTACCGAACTAAAAGATGTAAAAGGCAAAAAAATCGCGATTCCGGTAATCGGCAGCACACAGGATGTCATGCTCAGAAAAGCATTGGATGAGGTTGGCCTCAAACCGACGACGAATGGTGGGGATGTGGAACTGTATGCGGCGGCTCCGGCAGATACGGCAGCATTATTCGTACAAAAATCCGTTGACGGTGCAGCAACCCAGGAGCCGTGGGGATATGTACTGGAAAATAAGGCGGGAGGAAAATTACTTTTGGACTGGGATCAATTCGCTTGGGGGAAAGAATCAACGAATACAGTAGTAGCAGCCAGCGATGAATTTTTGAAACGAGAAGGATTGGCAACCGCTTACCTGCAAGCTCATAAAAAGGCAGTCAAATTCATTCAAGAAAATCCCGAAGAAAGCCAAGACCTGATCATCAAGCATCTGAAAAATCTGACTGGCAAAGAGTTGAGCAAAAAAGAAGTGCAGGCAGCCTTTTCCCGTTTGGAAGTAACAACAGCGGTTAATGAAAAAGTTATTCAGGAAATGGCAGATATCAGCCAGGAAGCGGGCTATATTCCGAGTAATAAAATCGATGGTCTGATAGATTTGAAATATTTGGAATCAGCGAAATAA
- the kynA gene encoding tryptophan 2,3-dioxygenase — protein MRPHEQGSNQPNDSSLETQIHTDFQKEMTYGDYLQLDQILSSQQRQSTHHDEMLFIIIHQVSELWMKQILHELSAANECICNHDLEPAFKMFARVSRIQQQLIKSWDVLSTLTPADYLQFRDTLGHSSGFQSYQNRLIEFTLGYKNQHVLAVYTHQPELHAKMSAALQQPSIYDAAIREMAVRGLPIDPECLNRDWSQPYQPNQSVEQAWLTVYRNVNQYWDLYELAEKLVDIASQQQQWRFNHMTTVERIIGQKPGTGGSSGVMYLRRALDHRFFPELWSLRTLL, from the coding sequence ATGAGACCACATGAACAAGGAAGTAATCAACCAAACGACAGCTCATTGGAGACACAGATTCATACTGATTTTCAAAAAGAAATGACGTACGGCGATTACTTACAGCTCGATCAAATCTTGTCGAGTCAACAGCGTCAATCCACCCATCATGATGAAATGCTGTTTATTATCATTCATCAGGTGAGTGAGCTTTGGATGAAACAAATTTTGCACGAACTGTCAGCAGCAAACGAATGCATCTGCAATCACGATCTGGAGCCAGCTTTCAAAATGTTCGCGCGAGTCTCGCGTATCCAGCAGCAATTGATTAAATCGTGGGATGTCCTTTCTACATTGACGCCAGCCGATTACCTCCAGTTCCGTGACACGCTGGGTCATTCGTCCGGTTTTCAATCTTACCAAAACAGACTCATCGAATTTACATTAGGATACAAGAACCAGCATGTCCTAGCGGTGTATACGCATCAACCAGAGCTTCACGCCAAAATGAGTGCGGCCTTGCAGCAGCCAAGCATTTACGATGCGGCGATCAGGGAGATGGCTGTTCGGGGCTTGCCGATTGATCCGGAATGTTTGAATCGCGATTGGTCACAGCCATATCAACCAAATCAGAGTGTCGAGCAAGCCTGGCTGACTGTGTATCGAAATGTGAACCAATATTGGGATCTGTACGAGTTGGCAGAAAAGCTGGTGGACATCGCCAGCCAGCAACAACAATGGCGTTTTAACCATATGACGACAGTCGAACGCATCATAGGCCAAAAGCCGGGAACCGGAGGGTCATCGGGCGTCATGTACTTACGCAGAGCGCTCGATCACCGTTTTTTCCCGGAGCTATGGAGCTTGCGGACGTTGTTGTAA